In Acidobacteriota bacterium, one genomic interval encodes:
- a CDS encoding ATP-binding protein has protein sequence MRDHPSIEITMASRVEFVNLVHAANDEVCRLLDFDEDTTMNLSLALHEATVNAIKHGNRLDSSKTVSVIFQMRPGELEVTIRDQGNGFDAARPEDPRAARNLEKTNGRGLFLMRSFMDRVEFRHVPGEGMVVSLMKRVPAKRAGAEGEGGE, from the coding sequence ATGAGAGACCACCCCAGCATCGAGATCACGATGGCGAGCCGCGTGGAGTTCGTCAACCTCGTCCATGCCGCGAACGACGAGGTGTGTCGTCTCCTCGATTTCGACGAGGACACGACCATGAACCTCAGCCTCGCCCTTCACGAGGCGACGGTCAACGCGATCAAGCACGGAAACCGCCTCGACTCGAGCAAGACCGTCTCGGTGATCTTCCAGATGCGGCCGGGCGAGCTGGAGGTCACGATCCGCGATCAGGGGAACGGCTTCGACGCGGCCCGCCCCGAGGACCCTCGCGCGGCGAGAAACCTCGAGAAGACGAACGGGAGGGGGCTTTTCCTGATGCGCAGTTTCATGGACCGCGTCGAATTCCGTCACGTCCCCGGCGAGGGGATGGTCGTCTCGCTGATGAAGCGCGTGCCGGCGAAGCGCGCCGGTGCGGAAGGGGAGGGCGGGGAGTAG
- a CDS encoding STAS domain-containing protein produces MLKINTREVKGVKVIDLNGKITIGKGDLILREAVDQALKEGPGSIILNLASVSYMDSAGIGELVACYKRVLERKGKMKLVNPAGRVQDLLALTKLDEYFDTFSTEQEAIASF; encoded by the coding sequence ATGCTCAAGATCAACACCCGGGAGGTCAAGGGCGTCAAGGTCATCGACCTCAATGGCAAGATCACGATCGGCAAGGGCGATCTCATCCTGCGCGAGGCGGTGGATCAGGCGTTGAAAGAGGGACCCGGCTCCATCATCCTCAATCTCGCCAGCGTGAGCTACATGGACAGCGCGGGGATCGGTGAGCTCGTGGCCTGCTACAAGCGGGTCCTCGAGCGGAAGGGGAAGATGAAGCTCGTCAATCCGGCAGGGCGCGTCCAGGACCTCCTGGCCCTCACCAAGCTCGACGAGTACTTCGACACGTTCTCCACGGAGCAGGAGGCGATCGCTTCCTTCTGA
- a CDS encoding tetratricopeptide repeat protein, which translates to MRYTRAPMRRAPLLVILLAGLLLRIVYLSQVASLPFFDHPVGDSALYLARAAEIRSGKILPDRPLFYGSALYPYGLAAILALPGGSLDLVGLAQALAGTLLVYLLARAARRIGGRAAGLAAGGLAAMYGPFAFFESDVLGVVWGLLAMALGIAWCLRWESRPRSLVRYLVPSGAAFGLAAAERPNLMLLVPIVALWAARAPSEGERARGLAWAPALAVVAGAMLAFAPVVMIQLGASGGRAALNTSGGINLCIGNNPRASGTFEEPWAAEDPQFTATHTDLEESSVRMASRLAGRPLDGAEASGFWAGRALDFVRAEPAAFLRITARKAALLWNAAEAPNHLDFVFLREVAPSLRLMFVGFGVLAPLSVAGFALGLARGRNRRALSLLAALAAGAMISVLPFFVADRYRAAMVPPLLIAAGCGAAHLARAAFVRGLPGGFRAGLSLLPAVVMGGVAQIPLLHPDLSRDHWMLAQAWRARGDLPEARSEYEAALRESGEDAILLNNLARVYRSMGKEREAESALRRAITAGPSLAYPHKNLGLLLIGASRFDEALAELEAALRLGGDDAEALGALAAIHAGRGERDEAAALYAKARRLDPSDPRLARLVEMYPYLAGSELTSPRSRP; encoded by the coding sequence GTGCGGTACACTCGCGCCCCCATGCGCCGCGCGCCGCTGCTCGTCATCCTGCTCGCAGGCTTGCTCCTCCGCATCGTCTATCTGAGCCAGGTCGCCTCGCTCCCGTTCTTCGATCACCCGGTGGGGGACAGTGCGCTGTACCTCGCCCGCGCGGCGGAGATCCGGTCCGGGAAGATTCTTCCCGACCGGCCGCTCTTCTACGGGAGCGCCCTCTACCCGTACGGGCTCGCGGCGATCCTCGCGCTGCCGGGCGGGAGCCTCGACCTCGTCGGCCTCGCGCAGGCGCTCGCCGGGACTCTCCTCGTCTACCTCCTCGCGCGCGCGGCCCGCCGGATCGGCGGCCGGGCCGCGGGACTCGCCGCGGGAGGTCTCGCGGCGATGTACGGGCCGTTCGCCTTCTTCGAGTCGGACGTTCTGGGTGTGGTCTGGGGGCTCCTCGCCATGGCGCTGGGCATCGCCTGGTGTCTTCGGTGGGAGTCGAGGCCCCGGAGCCTCGTGAGGTACCTCGTTCCGTCGGGAGCCGCGTTCGGCCTCGCGGCGGCCGAGCGGCCGAATCTCATGCTCCTGGTGCCGATCGTCGCTCTCTGGGCCGCGCGCGCTCCGAGCGAGGGGGAGCGCGCCCGCGGCCTCGCATGGGCCCCCGCGCTCGCGGTCGTCGCCGGGGCGATGCTCGCGTTCGCTCCCGTCGTGATGATCCAGCTGGGGGCGTCGGGCGGCCGCGCCGCGCTCAACACGTCGGGCGGGATCAACCTCTGCATCGGCAACAACCCGCGGGCGTCTGGAACCTTCGAGGAGCCCTGGGCGGCCGAGGACCCCCAGTTCACGGCGACCCACACCGATCTCGAGGAGTCCTCCGTGCGGATGGCATCGCGCCTCGCGGGGCGTCCGCTCGACGGCGCGGAGGCGTCCGGGTTCTGGGCCGGACGCGCGCTCGACTTCGTCCGCGCCGAGCCGGCGGCGTTTCTCCGGATCACCGCCCGGAAGGCCGCGCTTCTCTGGAACGCGGCGGAGGCGCCGAACCACCTGGATTTCGTCTTCTTGCGGGAGGTCGCCCCTTCGCTCCGGCTGATGTTCGTGGGGTTCGGCGTCCTCGCCCCTCTGTCCGTCGCGGGATTCGCCCTCGGGCTCGCGCGAGGGCGAAACCGCCGCGCGCTCTCGTTGCTGGCCGCGCTCGCCGCCGGCGCGATGATCAGCGTGCTGCCGTTCTTCGTCGCCGATCGGTACCGCGCGGCGATGGTGCCGCCCCTCCTAATCGCCGCCGGGTGCGGCGCCGCGCATCTCGCGCGCGCAGCCTTTGTCCGCGGGCTTCCAGGGGGATTCCGCGCCGGGCTTTCGCTCCTGCCGGCGGTCGTGATGGGAGGGGTGGCGCAGATTCCGCTGCTCCACCCCGATCTCTCACGGGACCACTGGATGCTCGCGCAGGCCTGGCGCGCCCGCGGCGATCTCCCGGAGGCCCGGTCGGAGTACGAGGCGGCGCTGCGCGAGTCGGGGGAGGACGCGATCCTACTGAACAATCTCGCCCGCGTTTACCGATCGATGGGGAAGGAGCGCGAGGCGGAGTCCGCGTTGCGCCGGGCGATCACCGCCGGCCCGTCGCTCGCCTACCCGCACAAGAATCTGGGATTGCTGCTGATCGGCGCGTCGCGATTCGACGAGGCGCTCGCCGAGCTCGAGGCCGCTCTCCGTCTGGGTGGGGACGACGCCGAGGCGCTCGGCGCGCTGGCTGCGATTCACGCGGGGAGAGGCGAGAGGGATGAGGCGGCCGCCCTCTACGCGAAGGCGCGCCGCCTCGATCCTTCGGATCCGAGGCTGGCGCGCCTGGTGGAGATGTATCCCTATCTCGCCGGATCGGAGCTCACTTCTCCTCGATCCAGACCTTGA
- a CDS encoding SpoIIE family protein phosphatase, which yields MPAITITAADGRTFKRPVDKDVLTVGRSSKNDVNLSFDLSLSRFHAEILRRDSRFFVRDVGSRNGTSLNGVAVVEPAPLKNGDRITLGETTILFGDEGPPSVVLDDTPVSRDTSTFTIPLDDIITHSAVEGVGERASGSRLRDLGSTIAPDIRGSEGRTLTILTRAGMELINHRPYEEVLEVIMDLVFEAIPAERGFLMLLEGDSTEMVSKAVRDLRKSSGGSISLSRSIANMVIQNRQAILTTDAQSDERFKMRESVVLQGIRSAMCVPLYDNKSVIGLVYVDTLNTARSFRPEDLKLLTLLANIAAMKIQNTRLEKQAIEQQRMEKELEQASDIQKRLLPGGPPTVEGYDISGRADACRSVGGDYFDFVARSDGRTGIVIGDVSGKGMAAALMMASVQAVFRTLYDIVDSPASLLTSLNRHLIRNASPNKFVSFFYGELDRETGVMRYVNAGHNPPYVVRASGQVDSLKATGVVLGIFENAKFEEREVTLQPGDLLAMFSDGVPEAQNTDGEMYGEERLIAVLTKNRDQRSAGVETSIFEELLAFAGEAPQYDDSTLVIVKRLS from the coding sequence TTGCCAGCGATCACCATCACCGCCGCCGACGGGCGGACGTTCAAGCGACCCGTCGACAAGGACGTCCTGACGGTCGGCCGCTCATCCAAGAACGACGTCAACCTGTCGTTCGACCTCTCCCTCTCCAGGTTCCACGCGGAGATCCTGAGGCGCGACAGCCGCTTCTTCGTCCGTGACGTCGGGAGCCGCAACGGCACCAGCCTCAACGGCGTCGCCGTCGTCGAGCCCGCGCCGCTCAAGAACGGCGACCGGATCACGCTCGGCGAGACCACGATCCTCTTCGGCGACGAAGGACCGCCGTCGGTCGTTCTGGACGACACGCCGGTCAGCCGGGACACGAGCACGTTCACGATCCCGCTCGACGACATCATCACGCACTCCGCGGTTGAAGGGGTCGGAGAGAGAGCCTCCGGGTCGAGGCTGCGGGATCTCGGCTCCACCATCGCCCCCGACATCCGGGGGAGCGAGGGGCGGACCCTCACGATCCTGACGCGGGCAGGGATGGAGCTCATCAATCACCGGCCGTACGAGGAGGTCCTCGAGGTCATCATGGACCTGGTCTTCGAGGCGATCCCCGCCGAGCGGGGATTCCTGATGCTCCTCGAAGGGGACAGCACGGAGATGGTCTCGAAAGCCGTCCGCGATCTCCGGAAGTCGAGCGGGGGATCCATCTCCCTGTCGCGCAGCATCGCCAACATGGTCATCCAGAACCGGCAGGCGATCCTCACGACCGACGCGCAGAGCGACGAGAGGTTCAAGATGCGCGAGAGCGTGGTCCTCCAGGGGATCCGCTCCGCGATGTGCGTCCCCCTCTACGACAACAAGTCCGTCATCGGCCTCGTCTACGTCGACACGCTCAACACGGCCCGCTCTTTCAGGCCGGAGGACCTCAAGCTCCTGACCCTTCTCGCCAACATCGCCGCCATGAAGATCCAGAACACCCGGCTCGAGAAGCAGGCGATCGAGCAGCAGCGCATGGAGAAGGAGCTCGAGCAGGCGTCGGACATCCAGAAGCGGCTCCTCCCCGGAGGGCCGCCGACCGTCGAGGGGTACGACATCAGCGGGCGCGCGGACGCGTGCCGATCCGTCGGCGGCGACTACTTCGACTTCGTGGCGCGAAGCGACGGGCGGACGGGCATCGTGATCGGCGACGTCTCGGGCAAGGGAATGGCCGCGGCGCTGATGATGGCCTCGGTCCAGGCCGTCTTCCGCACCCTCTACGACATCGTGGACAGCCCGGCGAGCCTCCTGACCTCCCTCAACCGTCATCTCATCCGGAACGCCAGCCCGAACAAGTTCGTGTCGTTCTTCTACGGCGAGCTCGATCGCGAGACGGGGGTGATGCGCTACGTCAACGCCGGCCACAACCCCCCCTACGTCGTGCGGGCGAGCGGGCAGGTCGACAGCCTCAAGGCCACCGGCGTCGTGCTCGGGATCTTCGAGAACGCGAAGTTCGAGGAGCGGGAGGTCACGCTGCAGCCCGGCGATCTCCTCGCGATGTTCTCCGACGGCGTCCCCGAGGCGCAGAACACCGACGGCGAGATGTACGGCGAGGAGCGGCTCATCGCCGTGCTCACGAAGAACCGCGACCAGCGCTCGGCGGGCGTCGAGACCTCCATCTTCGAGGAGCTCCTCGCGTTCGCGGGCGAGGCGCCGCAGTACGACGACTCCACGCTCGTCATCGTCAAGCGCCTCTCCTGA
- a CDS encoding oligopeptide transporter, OPT family has product MARVESSVIVATSLLLEPPKMASPATGQGSPAQPTFKSYIPSSSAPPEFTPRAVLLGIFFGLFFGAVTVYLALKVGLTVSASIPIAVLSIVIFKVMGGASILENNIVQTTGSAGESIAAGVVFTLPALVFLGFDPSYWRVVGVALAGGWLGVLFMIPLRRYLIVREHGNLKYPEGTACAEVLIAGERGGSLGMKVINGLGLGFVYAFVIKAFGACNPAPEFEFPKKTYDGGSVSADISPELLGVGYIIGYRISAIMVAGGVLSYLVFIPLIKFLAAHMPPGTTIFPGTTPIADMAPDAVRGAYVRYIGAGCVATGGVLNVIRAMPVIIDSFKSSIAELRAGNDGAAGATKERTDRDLPITIVGGGSIAVVAFLWVILQFFINTGHAGANLAAAVLMVIFGFLFVTVSSRLVGEIGSSSNPISGMTIATLMATCLIFLAVGWTGGAFAAVALSIGAVVCIASANAGATSQDLKTGFLLGATPSSQQIGLMLGVTFSTLIIGLTMSFMDAAYTRTSTAESKKISYTFAEADLAGTTPMPDADVAKLRFGADADKQAAQAFVAGGQKLIWKSVIGSGALPDGAYLVGSTDRAVHFVVERGIGSAALPAPQGQLMATVINGILNQKLPWNLILIGVFSALTLELCGVKSLPFAVGVYLPLSTTSPIFVGGLVKKFVDWSHGIRGRDEDEGEASSGVLFSSGLIAGGAIAGLAVAVIAMLDLQTKLDFGLGLWGEHGRESGFGVAVALLVFAGLSAVLFKVGRKREV; this is encoded by the coding sequence ATGGCGCGCGTCGAGTCCTCCGTGATCGTCGCGACGTCCCTTCTCTTGGAGCCTCCGAAGATGGCCAGCCCAGCGACCGGACAGGGATCGCCCGCTCAGCCCACCTTCAAGTCGTACATCCCGTCCTCCTCGGCTCCGCCCGAGTTCACACCACGCGCCGTCCTCCTCGGCATCTTCTTCGGCCTGTTCTTCGGCGCGGTCACGGTGTATCTCGCGCTGAAGGTCGGGCTGACGGTCAGCGCGTCCATCCCCATCGCGGTCCTCTCGATCGTGATCTTCAAGGTGATGGGAGGGGCGTCGATCCTCGAGAACAACATCGTCCAGACGACCGGGAGCGCGGGCGAGTCGATCGCCGCGGGCGTGGTCTTCACGCTCCCCGCTCTCGTCTTCCTCGGCTTCGACCCGAGCTACTGGCGCGTGGTCGGCGTGGCGCTGGCGGGAGGCTGGCTCGGCGTCCTCTTCATGATCCCGTTGCGGCGCTACCTGATCGTCCGCGAGCACGGGAACCTGAAATACCCCGAGGGGACGGCCTGCGCCGAGGTCCTCATCGCTGGTGAGCGCGGCGGCTCGCTCGGGATGAAGGTCATCAACGGGCTCGGGCTGGGGTTCGTCTACGCCTTCGTCATCAAGGCGTTCGGCGCGTGCAACCCGGCGCCGGAGTTCGAGTTCCCGAAGAAGACCTACGACGGCGGATCCGTGTCCGCCGACATCTCGCCGGAGCTTCTCGGCGTCGGGTACATCATCGGCTACCGGATCTCCGCGATCATGGTCGCCGGCGGCGTCCTCTCCTACCTCGTCTTCATCCCGCTCATCAAGTTCCTCGCGGCGCACATGCCTCCCGGGACCACGATCTTCCCGGGGACGACCCCCATCGCCGACATGGCCCCGGACGCCGTCCGGGGAGCCTACGTCCGCTACATCGGCGCCGGGTGCGTGGCCACGGGGGGTGTCCTCAACGTCATCCGCGCCATGCCCGTGATCATCGACTCGTTCAAGTCCAGCATCGCGGAGCTGCGCGCCGGCAACGACGGCGCCGCGGGCGCAACGAAGGAGCGCACCGATCGAGATCTGCCGATCACGATCGTCGGCGGCGGCTCGATCGCCGTCGTGGCGTTCCTCTGGGTGATTCTCCAGTTTTTCATCAACACCGGCCACGCGGGGGCGAATCTCGCCGCGGCGGTGCTGATGGTGATCTTCGGGTTCCTGTTCGTGACCGTCTCCTCCCGGCTCGTCGGCGAGATCGGGTCGTCCTCGAACCCGATCTCCGGAATGACCATCGCCACGCTGATGGCGACGTGCCTCATCTTCCTCGCCGTGGGATGGACCGGGGGCGCCTTCGCCGCCGTCGCTCTCTCGATCGGCGCCGTCGTGTGCATCGCGTCGGCCAACGCCGGGGCCACGTCGCAGGATCTGAAGACGGGGTTCCTGCTGGGGGCGACGCCCTCCTCGCAGCAGATCGGCCTCATGCTCGGCGTGACGTTCTCCACGCTCATCATCGGCCTCACGATGTCCTTCATGGACGCCGCGTACACCCGGACGAGCACGGCGGAGTCGAAGAAGATCTCCTACACGTTCGCCGAGGCCGATCTGGCGGGGACGACTCCGATGCCCGACGCCGACGTCGCGAAGCTGCGCTTCGGCGCGGACGCGGACAAGCAGGCGGCGCAGGCGTTCGTCGCCGGCGGCCAGAAGCTGATCTGGAAGAGCGTGATCGGATCCGGGGCGCTCCCCGACGGCGCGTACCTCGTGGGGAGCACGGATCGCGCGGTCCACTTCGTCGTCGAGCGCGGGATCGGCAGCGCCGCGCTGCCGGCGCCGCAGGGCCAGCTCATGGCGACGGTCATCAACGGCATCCTGAACCAGAAGCTTCCGTGGAATCTGATCCTGATCGGCGTCTTCTCGGCGCTGACCCTGGAGCTGTGCGGGGTCAAGTCACTTCCCTTCGCGGTCGGCGTCTATCTGCCCCTCTCGACCACCAGCCCCATCTTCGTCGGCGGGCTCGTGAAGAAGTTCGTCGACTGGAGCCACGGCATCCGCGGGCGGGACGAGGACGAGGGGGAGGCGAGCAGCGGCGTTCTCTTCAGCTCGGGGCTCATCGCCGGCGGCGCCATCGCCGGGCTGGCGGTCGCGGTGATCGCGATGCTGGATCTCCAGACGAAGCTCGATTTCGGCCTGGGCCTGTGGGGCGAGCACGGTCGCGAGTCCGGATTCGGCGTCGCCGTCGCGCTTCTCGTCTTCGCGGGGCTCTCGGCGGTCCTCTTCAAGGTTGGGAGGAAGCGCGAGGTCTGA
- a CDS encoding DoxX family protein — MRRLAGWIGRLALILMGGVFLLAGSLKAVDPAGFTEQVAGYGIGPASLAPIVTYTLIPLEIAVGIALLLDFRRRWAVGLAAGLLVGFLGLMAWTWHTGGNVGECGCFGRFVERTPAETVAEDLGFLLLSAAGLMAPARGPGGRVRGGFVLAGALAAAGFLPLAPGLPLDGFVTGLTPGVKLDDLKLSLPDASLQTGTHLVALLALKEEASTKAADGLNALAAAPGAPAIAVIYADEEQVKDAFFWAHAPVYPMYQVVHGELRRLYRRLPRFFLLEDGVVKTVWETLPGASAINASATLAREEGRR, encoded by the coding sequence ATGAGACGACTCGCAGGCTGGATCGGCCGGCTCGCGCTGATCCTGATGGGGGGTGTTTTCCTCCTCGCAGGAAGCCTCAAGGCGGTCGACCCCGCCGGCTTCACCGAGCAGGTGGCGGGATACGGCATCGGCCCGGCCTCCCTGGCGCCGATCGTGACGTACACCCTCATCCCTCTCGAAATCGCGGTGGGAATCGCCCTTCTGCTAGACTTCCGCCGCCGCTGGGCGGTGGGGCTCGCGGCCGGCCTGCTCGTCGGATTCCTCGGCCTGATGGCGTGGACCTGGCACACGGGAGGAAATGTCGGGGAGTGCGGCTGCTTCGGCCGCTTCGTGGAGAGGACCCCCGCCGAAACGGTGGCGGAGGACCTCGGTTTCCTCCTCCTTTCCGCCGCCGGGCTGATGGCGCCGGCGAGGGGGCCGGGAGGCAGGGTGCGTGGCGGTTTCGTCCTGGCGGGCGCTCTCGCGGCGGCCGGCTTCCTCCCCCTGGCGCCGGGGCTCCCGCTCGATGGGTTCGTGACGGGGCTCACTCCAGGGGTCAAACTGGATGATCTGAAGCTGAGCCTTCCGGACGCGTCGCTTCAGACCGGGACGCATCTGGTCGCCCTCCTCGCGCTCAAGGAGGAAGCCAGCACGAAGGCCGCGGACGGGCTGAACGCGCTCGCGGCGGCGCCCGGAGCTCCTGCCATCGCGGTCATCTACGCGGACGAGGAGCAGGTCAAGGACGCGTTCTTCTGGGCGCATGCGCCGGTCTACCCGATGTACCAGGTCGTTCACGGAGAGCTGCGCCGGCTGTACCGGCGCCTGCCGAGATTCTTTCTTCTCGAGGATGGAGTGGTGAAAACGGTGTGGGAGACGCTGCCCGGCGCTTCGGCGATCAACGCTTCGGCGACCCTCGCTCGCGAGGAGGGGAGACGATGA
- a CDS encoding thioredoxin family protein has protein sequence MRGRPFSAGSRVVAALAALCAVGLLASGSPACAQAPTNAAASGAPLEENMPRSWFRNYDYGLEIDGKVLPEAGLYQMIGKPYMLVFGPVLDSAFVWSADPRVVRSVGKDKVTPKGEDELMLAESSFAAAAPIPWMQDGPEAVVFYAGQKRFKILRVPPIIGPTSADEMLKLLPAYRKGRDEYLPEPGAVAALKNVRKKVEIEVWFGSWCPHCRAVVPRFLKTIQEAANTHLAVSFYGVPREFGSYAPSTARDVKGLPTFILTQDGKELGRVRGEPASGSLEAELARIVKQGVVAAGN, from the coding sequence ATGAGAGGGCGACCTTTCAGCGCGGGCTCTCGCGTCGTGGCCGCGCTCGCGGCCCTGTGCGCCGTCGGCCTCCTCGCCTCGGGCTCCCCCGCATGCGCGCAGGCTCCCACGAACGCCGCCGCCAGCGGCGCGCCGCTCGAGGAGAACATGCCGCGCTCGTGGTTCCGCAACTACGACTACGGTCTCGAGATCGACGGCAAGGTGCTTCCCGAGGCCGGCCTCTACCAGATGATCGGCAAGCCGTACATGCTGGTCTTCGGCCCCGTCCTCGACTCCGCCTTCGTCTGGTCGGCCGATCCGCGCGTCGTGCGCTCGGTCGGGAAGGACAAGGTCACGCCGAAGGGGGAGGACGAGCTGATGCTCGCCGAGTCGTCGTTCGCCGCGGCCGCTCCCATCCCGTGGATGCAGGACGGCCCGGAGGCCGTGGTCTTCTACGCGGGGCAGAAGCGCTTCAAGATCCTGCGCGTCCCGCCGATCATCGGGCCGACCTCCGCCGACGAGATGCTGAAGCTCCTGCCGGCCTACCGGAAGGGGAGGGACGAGTACCTGCCGGAGCCCGGCGCCGTCGCCGCCCTGAAGAACGTTCGGAAGAAGGTGGAGATCGAGGTCTGGTTCGGCTCGTGGTGCCCGCACTGCCGCGCCGTCGTCCCCCGATTCCTCAAGACGATCCAGGAGGCCGCGAACACCCATCTTGCGGTTTCGTTCTATGGGGTCCCACGGGAGTTCGGGTCGTATGCTCCGTCGACGGCGCGCGATGTGAAGGGGCTGCCGACGTTCATCCTCACGCAGGACGGCAAGGAGTTGGGCCGCGTCCGGGGGGAGCCGGCCTCGGGCTCCCTCGAGGCCGAGCTCGCGAGGATCGTCAAGCAGGGAGTCGTTGCGGCGGGGAACTGA